From the genome of uncultured Methanobacterium sp.:
ACTGTGGCTTCCCGCAAACTGGGATACAAGGAAATAGATTCCTATGTCATAACTCTGGATCAGGATATAAAACTTGGAATGGAGAAAACCGCAGATAAAGGAGGTATTTTCTCCTTAGATGATGTAGAAATCATTGATGATGCTCAACACCCATTAATAGCCATAACTGGTCCATTACGTAAAGATGATAAGGTGATTAAGAAATGAATGATGAAATCATCAGAGAAGTTTATCAGGTGCTGGAAGGTAGAAGAGACCACCCCATTGACTCTTATACCTCTCGTATGATGCAGGATGATGATAAAAGGGCCGAGGATAAGATCCTGGAGAAAATCGGTGAAGAAGCTGCCGAAGTTATCATAGCATCTAAAAATGATGAAAACCTGGTTTATGAATCTGCAGACCTAATATTCCACACTCTTCTACTCCTGGTTCATAAAGGAGTGGACCTGGATGAACTTTACGCTGAATTCGAGAGGAGAAGGGGTTAAACTCATTTTTTGAGATTAAATCATTTTTTATTTCTAAACTTTTTTATTTTAAATATTATTTCATTTTAAAGCTTTATTTCATTATTTAAACATTATTCCATTTTTTTTAATATTCTGATTCTTTTAAGTTTATAGGATAAAACTTATATCATTTGTACATACAATTGACTATTGGGAATTAGTAAACTAGGAAACTCCTGAAAGAATTAGGAAACCTATGAAAGTTTGAGATATGGATCTGTGAAATAAAGGGGTGGAAAAAAATGGAAAAAACAAACCTGGGTAAAAACTCATTTATATATCCCATGCCAGTGACACTTCTGGGAACTAAACATGGGGAAACATCTAATTTCATGGCATTAGGATGGTTAAGCAGAGCTAATGGAAATCCACCGCTACTGGTAGCAGGAATAAATAAAGCCCATCTTACTACTGAACTTTTAAAGGAAAACAAGGCATTCAGCATTAACTATCCTACAGCAGACATGATTAAGGAAGTTGATTATTGTGGGCTGGTATCTGGACGAAAAGAAGATAAATCCCAGCTTTTCACAGTTGAAAATGGTGAAATGGAAGGCGTACCGCTAATTAAGGAGTGCCCACTCTCTCTGGAATGCAAACTGGTTGATGTTTATGAAATGCCAACTCATAACCTGTTCGTAGGGGAGATAATTGCAACATACGCTGATGAGGAGATTCTCACCGGTGGAAAACCAGACATGGGCAAACTCAATCCCCTGCTTTTAACCATGCCGGATAATAATTACTGGACTGTGGAAAAAAAGGTAGGTAGAGCCTGGAATATAGGGCTGGAATTAAAAAAATAAGAGGAGTTAACTAATTTAAATAGGGATATTTTTAACAGGATCTGGGTTTTAAGATGGGGTTTTAACAGGATATTGGTTATAAGAATGGAAAATGGGTTTTAAATGGGAGCATGGTGATTTACCCTTGTGTAATTTACCCTTTTACCCTTTACCTCTTTTACCCTTTTTGGGTGATTTGCCTTTTCTAAGTTAGTCATATTCAAAATGAGTAGTTTGATTATTTTAAATAATTTGGGGTTAATTTTAAATGATTTTTTGTTTAATTTAAGATGAGGATATAATCATGCTGTATCGAGAAATGGGTAAAACTGGTGAAAAGATTTCCATACTGGGCTTTGGATGCATGCGACTTCCTATTATTGGAACATACGACCGGATTGATGTTGAAAAGGCAACTCAGTTACTGGATCATGCTCTGGATGAGGGAATAAACTACCTGGACACTGCTTACCCTTATCATAGTACTGAAACATCAAAGGGAGGGGCCAGTGAAGTGTTCCTGGGGGAGTACTTTACTGAAAATGATAGAAGGGATGAAGTCTACCTGACCACCAAGTCTCCCACCTGGCTTCTGGAAGATGAGCAGGATATGGATAGATTCCTAGATGAACAGCTCCAGCGACTGAAGACGGACTACATTGATTTCTATCTCCTGCACTCTCTGAAGGAGAAACAATGGTATCACCTGGAAGATCTTGGTGTTTTCGAGTTTTTAGATTCAGCAATCTCTGATGGACGTATAAAATACACTGGTTTTTCCACCCATGATGAAACTGACTTTGTGAAGGAAGTGGTGGATTCCTACCAGTGGGACATGTGCCAGATACAGTACAACTACCTGGATGAAAATATTCAGGCAGGTTCAGATGGCTTAAAATATGCGGCAGGGAAAGGATTAGGTGTGGCGATTATGGAACCCCTTAAAGGTGGGGTTCTGGCAGATTACGTACCACAGGAAGTGCAAAACATATGGGATAATGCTCCAGTAGGGAAGACACCTGTAGAGTGGGCGCTGCGTTACCTGTGGAACATTCCAGAGATAAGTGTGGTTTTAAGTGGTATGAACACCATGGAACAGTTACAGGAGAACCTGAAGATTGCAGAAGAGGGCCTACCCAAATCATTAACTCCAGAAGAAATGGAGATAATGGATGATGTGAAAAAGGTTTATCATGGTAAAATCAGTGTGGAATGCTCCCGCTGCGGATACTGCATGCCCTGCCCCAGTGGAATAAACATCCCCCGGTGTTTCAGTTACCTGAACCAGGCTGAAATGCTGGAGGACTATTCTGAAGTTAAAAATCAGTACTATTTCATGTTAAAGGATTTTGAAAGAGCAGGTAACTGTTTGGAATGTGGGCTCTGTGAGGAACTGTGCTCCCAGCACCTTCCCATACGGGAACAACTGCGGAATGTGGAAAAGAAAATGGGTAATTAAAACAGTGGTTATTTTAAGGTCCAACCAATTTTTATTTATTAATTAACTATTTTTATTCTATTAAATATTTTTTTCCAGTTCAGTTGCTGCTTTATCAATGGCATCAGTTAGTTTAACACTTTCTTCACAACCTAAAATTTCTGAGTAACGTTTATTCAGGTTTTCCAAGCATTTATCAATCTCACTCTGGAGTTCAGCTCCCTTTCTGGTGGGATAAAGATAGGATAATTTTCCCTCTATTTTTCTTTCAACCATCCCCCTACCTTCCAGTTTGTCAATGAAACGGGTGGTGGTGGATGGTTTGATGTTCATGATTTCTGAAAGCTCTTTCTGAGAAAAACCAGGATGCCGATTGATGTTCATAAGGGTTAAAGCGTGTGAGGGTGAAAGACCGGTTTTAATAAATTCTTCCTCGGCCATTTTGTTAAGAATCCGGTTAAGTTTGTTACTGGTGAAGTACAGGCAACTGCACATGACCGGGCATTGTTTTTTTTCATTCATGGTGGGAATGCACCTCAAGTTAGGTATGTTCGTCTTTTTTATTAAAATTTATAGAATTAAGATTTTTTGGTAAACTTTATATGTTATTGCTTGTACATACAACTAATAGTTATGGGTGTTTCACTCGAATATTCAAACAGTAAAAAATGACATAAAAATGGGGAAAATCAAAATGGAAAATTTAAACAAGGAAATATGTATAAAATGCGGGGTATGCGCCCTGAACTGTCCCCTAGGCTTGATAGAAATAGAAAATTATCCTGAAATTCCGGAAAAAACAGCGGACTTATGTGTTCAGTGTGGACACTGCATGTCCATCTGTCCAGAAGGAGCAATCGGATCATCCAACTCTGGAGGAGGGGTGAATGGAAGTTTCCACATCACACCCCTGGAAATGGGATTGCACATGAAATCACGAAGATCTATACGTAATTACAGTGATAAACCAGTAGAAATGGAAAAACTGGAAAAAATCTTTGAAATAATAAGGTATGCACCCACTGGAAATAATGGCCAGCCAGTGCAATGGACCATGATCAACGACCCTGAAAAGGTTAACCAGATAAGTACCAGTACCATTAATTGGATGAGAGAAGTTTTAAAGGAAGAATCTCAATTTATGGTGCCGATAGCGCCCCTGGTTGAAGCATGGGATAATGGGAGAGATCCAATCCTGAGAAGTGCGCCCTGTCTGGTGGTGGCCCATGCCCCAACAGATAAAAAAAGTGCATTAACCGATGGAATAATTGCCTTAACTCATCTGGACATTTTATTACCCTCCTTTGGAATGGGTGGATGTTGGGCAGGTATTTTAAACATGGTTTGCAATCAGAATCCTTCTTTGAAGGGTTTGATGGGAGTTCCTGAAGGAAATACGGTAATTTATCCATTCATGGTTGGATATCCCCGGTACCAGTACCAGAGAATCCCTGAAAGAAACCAGCCCGAAATAATATGGGGGATAAAATGAATTGATATTAGAAAGATAATAATAAGTAAAGACGTTTTATTGAGAAAGTCAAGGGCAGTGCAGAATTAAAAATTGGGGGTAAAAAGATGAATGTATTAATAGTTTACGCACATCCTGAGCGTGAATCTTTGAATGGAAGCTTAAAAGACCTGGCAATAGACACATTAAAACAAGAAGGAGACCCGGTTCAAGTATCAGACCTTTACTCCATGAAATGGAAGGCTGTCCTGGATGAAGATGATTTTCCAGAGAGAATGAACAGGGAGCTATTCAACCCCATACTTGAACAGCTTAACGCCATGGAAAAGGAAGCCATACCTACCGATATTAAAGAAGAAATGGACAAAGTTCTCTGGGCTGATGTGATTATATTCCAGTTCCCCATATGGTGGAGTAACTTCCCAGCTATTCTGAAAGGATGGATTGACCGTGTTTTCTACAATGGATTTGCCTTCAACCTGGCAGAAATGCAATTATACGGAAATGGGCCATTGAAGGGCAAAAAAGCAATGTTATCATTTACCACTGGAGCTCCCCGTGAACTTTACACCGATGAAGGACCACACGGTGAGATTGAGGTTCTCCTAAAATACTTCAATCATGTCCTGTTTGAATTTGTGGGCATGGAAGCCCTGCCCTATTTCGCTATCTTCGGACCGGGGGACATGACTGAGGAAGAACGTGAGGCAGAACTGGATAGATTCCAGGAGATCATTAAAAATATTTGAAAAGAAGAGAATTTTTAAAAAGTGGTTAAGTAGGGATTTTAAAATGATTCAATGAGTGTTGAACATTTAAAGGGCTTTAAATAATTCAATTGGGGTTTAAGAATATGGAATTTGAGGATTTAATTAAAAACAGATACAGTGTACGTGGTTACCAGTCAAGGGAAGTGGAATGAGAAAAACTGGAAAAAGTACTGGATGCCGCGTGCGTGGCACCCACTGCAGTGAATAAACAACCGTTCCGTTTAATAGTGGTGAAAACTGAAGGCAGGAAGATGAACTTAAAACTATTTACCCTGCTGAATGGTTCACAGAGGCCCCTTTGGTTATCTGTGCCTGTGCTGTTAAATCAGAGTCATGGACTCGCCGGGACGGACGTAACTATGTGGCGGTGGATACAGCCATTGTCATGGACCACCTTATACTGGCCGCCACTGAACTGGGACTGGGAACCTGCTGGATAGGGGCTTTTGATGTGGAAGCAGCCCGGAAAGTTCTTAAAATACCGGATGATGTTGAACCACTTCTATTCACTCCTCTGGGATATCCTGATGCCAAACCCAGGGGAATGGGTCGCAAAGATCCGAGTGAACTGGTACGTTATGAGCACTGGTGATAACGAACCAATGTGTTGTAAGTTGAACTTATTGGATAAATCGATTTATCCAATAATCCATTTATCAGATAAAAAATCCATTTAAAAAACCACAAGCAGCATTACTATAAAATGGATTATATTTTGTTAAATAATGGAGTTAAATAACTTAGTTAAATTAATGAGTTAAAATATAAGGAGTTAAACCATGAAAAAATCTTTAGGAGCCAAAACTATAACTTATCCCACTCCAGTATTTGTGGTGGGGAGCTATGACTCGGAAGGAAACCCCAATGTCATGACTGCAGCATGGGGTGGGATCTGCTGTTCTGTTCCACCGTGCATAGCCATTTCTTTAAGGGAAGCAACCCACTCATACCATAATATCATGGATAGTAAAGCGTTTACCATTAGTATTCCTTCAGAAGAACATGTAAATGAAGCGGATTACTTTGGAATAGCATCCGGAAAAGATGGGGATAAATTCCAGGCCACTGGCCTCACTCCAGTAAAAAGTGAAGTGGTAAATGCACCCTACGTGGGGGAGTTCCCCTTTGTAATGGAATGTGAATTACTGCAAACCGTGAAAATTGGACTGCACACCCAGTTTATAGGTGAAATAAAAGATGTTAAGGTGGATGAGTCTTTAGCTGGTGATGAATCGTTAATTGAAAAAATCAAACCACTAATTTACAGCCCGGATAATTTATCCTATTATGGTATTGGTAAAATGGTGGGGAAGGCTTTTTCTGTGGGAAAAAAGATTAAATGAAAAATTCACATTCCCTTTTTTTTTATTTAGCCGTATCAATTATTTAATCTTATTTTTAGTTACTCTTCACTTCCTGTATAAACCGTTCTTTGATTTCCTCAGGTTCCAGGGGGATCACCGGGACCTTTGCATTTCCGGGTTGTACTTTCACATGGACAAAAACAGGCCCTTCCATATCC
Proteins encoded in this window:
- a CDS encoding flavin reductase family protein encodes the protein MKKSLGAKTITYPTPVFVVGSYDSEGNPNVMTAAWGGICCSVPPCIAISLREATHSYHNIMDSKAFTISIPSEEHVNEADYFGIASGKDGDKFQATGLTPVKSEVVNAPYVGEFPFVMECELLQTVKIGLHTQFIGEIKDVKVDESLAGDESLIEKIKPLIYSPDNLSYYGIGKMVGKAFSVGKKIK
- a CDS encoding aldo/keto reductase yields the protein MLYREMGKTGEKISILGFGCMRLPIIGTYDRIDVEKATQLLDHALDEGINYLDTAYPYHSTETSKGGASEVFLGEYFTENDRRDEVYLTTKSPTWLLEDEQDMDRFLDEQLQRLKTDYIDFYLLHSLKEKQWYHLEDLGVFEFLDSAISDGRIKYTGFSTHDETDFVKEVVDSYQWDMCQIQYNYLDENIQAGSDGLKYAAGKGLGVAIMEPLKGGVLADYVPQEVQNIWDNAPVGKTPVEWALRYLWNIPEISVVLSGMNTMEQLQENLKIAEEGLPKSLTPEEMEIMDDVKKVYHGKISVECSRCGYCMPCPSGINIPRCFSYLNQAEMLEDYSEVKNQYYFMLKDFERAGNCLECGLCEELCSQHLPIREQLRNVEKKMGN
- the hisE gene encoding phosphoribosyl-ATP diphosphatase, with the protein product MNDEIIREVYQVLEGRRDHPIDSYTSRMMQDDDKRAEDKILEKIGEEAAEVIIASKNDENLVYESADLIFHTLLLLVHKGVDLDELYAEFERRRG
- a CDS encoding nitroreductase family protein; translation: MVICACAVKSESWTRRDGRNYVAVDTAIVMDHLILAATELGLGTCWIGAFDVEAARKVLKIPDDVEPLLFTPLGYPDAKPRGMGRKDPSELVRYEHW
- a CDS encoding NAD(P)H-dependent oxidoreductase, producing MNVLIVYAHPERESLNGSLKDLAIDTLKQEGDPVQVSDLYSMKWKAVLDEDDFPERMNRELFNPILEQLNAMEKEAIPTDIKEEMDKVLWADVIIFQFPIWWSNFPAILKGWIDRVFYNGFAFNLAEMQLYGNGPLKGKKAMLSFTTGAPRELYTDEGPHGEIEVLLKYFNHVLFEFVGMEALPYFAIFGPGDMTEEEREAELDRFQEIIKNI
- a CDS encoding flavin reductase family protein — protein: MEKTNLGKNSFIYPMPVTLLGTKHGETSNFMALGWLSRANGNPPLLVAGINKAHLTTELLKENKAFSINYPTADMIKEVDYCGLVSGRKEDKSQLFTVENGEMEGVPLIKECPLSLECKLVDVYEMPTHNLFVGEIIATYADEEILTGGKPDMGKLNPLLLTMPDNNYWTVEKKVGRAWNIGLELKK
- a CDS encoding MarR family transcriptional regulator — its product is MNEKKQCPVMCSCLYFTSNKLNRILNKMAEEEFIKTGLSPSHALTLMNINRHPGFSQKELSEIMNIKPSTTTRFIDKLEGRGMVERKIEGKLSYLYPTRKGAELQSEIDKCLENLNKRYSEILGCEESVKLTDAIDKAATELEKNI
- a CDS encoding nitroreductase family protein, which gives rise to MENLNKEICIKCGVCALNCPLGLIEIENYPEIPEKTADLCVQCGHCMSICPEGAIGSSNSGGGVNGSFHITPLEMGLHMKSRRSIRNYSDKPVEMEKLEKIFEIIRYAPTGNNGQPVQWTMINDPEKVNQISTSTINWMREVLKEESQFMVPIAPLVEAWDNGRDPILRSAPCLVVAHAPTDKKSALTDGIIALTHLDILLPSFGMGGCWAGILNMVCNQNPSLKGLMGVPEGNTVIYPFMVGYPRYQYQRIPERNQPEIIWGIK